One Capricornis sumatraensis isolate serow.1 chromosome 8, serow.2, whole genome shotgun sequence genomic region harbors:
- the LOC138083652 gene encoding keratin, type I cytoskeletal 9-like — protein MSCRQFSSSSRSRRSGGGGRGCGGSMRSSSSRFSSSYGRGSGGGFSVGSFTGGLGACIGGAVGGFGGLWGFGGGIGSAVGGFGGAIGSGDAGILPADEKTTMQDLNSRLASYLDKVQKLEEENADLETKIRDWYDRQEPKNVRKDYSRYYDTIKDLKNQIVQVTVENNKILVDIDNSRMTMDDFRIKFEVEQSLQQAVEADINGLRKVLDDLTMQKSDLEMQCECLQDELVALKKNHEEEMNQLCGQSTGDVSVEMNATPGVDLTKILNEMREDYEKLSARNRSDIEQQYETQMKQIEQEVTTCSQEVESRNKEVTKLRRTVQELEIELQSQFSMKSALEKSLEDTENRYSGQLQQIQGQISVLEGQLADIRAEIECQNQEYSLLLSTKMRLEQEIKTYRSLLEGGQVDFESHGGGQTGSGSSRRSGGGSSYGRGSSGGSGGSCGEGSGRTSQSQSYSSKSGGCDTQGYQSPCRY, from the exons ATGAGTTGCAGACAGTTCTCTTCGTccagcaggagccgcaggagTGGCGGAGGCGGCAGGGGTTGTGGGGGCAGCATGAGGTCCTCCTCAAGCCGCTTCAGCTCCAGTTATGGCAGAGGGTCTGGGGGCGGTTTTAGTGTTGGGAGTTTTACTGGAGGCCTTGGGGCTTGCATCGGTGGTGCTGTTGGAGGCTTTGGGGGGCTTTGGGGCTTTGGCGGTGGCATTGGCAGTGCTGTTGGAGGCTTTGGGGGTGCTATTGGAAGCGGAGACGCTGGCATCCTGCCTGCTGATGAGAAGACCACCATGCAGGATCTTAACAGCCGGCTGGCCTCCTACTTGGATAAGGTGCAGAAACTAGAAGAGGAAAATGCTGACCTGGAGACTAAGATCAGGGACTGGTATGACAGGCAGGAGCCCAAGAATGTCAGGAAGGATTACTCTCGCTATTATGACACCATCAAAGATCTGAAGAACCAG ATTGTGCAGGTCACAGTGGAAAACAACAAGATTTTAGTGGACATTGACAACAGTCGCATGACCATGGATGACTTCAGGATAAA GTTTGAGGTGGAGCAGAGCCTGCAACAAGCAGTGGAGGCTGATATCAATGGTCTGCGAAAGGTGCTGGATGATCTAACTATGCAGAAGTCTGACCTGGAGATGCAGTGTGAATGTCTGCAGGATGAGCTGGTGGCCCTCAAGAAGAATCATGAGGAA GAGATGAACCAGTTGTGTGGGCAGAGCACCGGGGATGTCAGTGTGGAGATGAATGCTACTCCTGGCGTGGATCTTACTAAGATCCTCAATGAAATGCGCGAGGACTATGAGAAGCTCAGTGCTAGGAACCGAAGCGACATTGAGCAGCAATACGAGACTCAG ATGAAACAGATTGAGCAAGAAGTGACAACCTGTAGCCAGGAGGTGGAGTCCAGAAACAAGGAGGTGACCAAGCTTCGGCGCACCGTCCAAGAGTTGGAGATCGAGCTGCAGTCTCAGTTCAGCATG AAATCGGCCCTGGAGAAATCCTTGGAAGACACGGAGAACCGCTACTCTGGCCAATTGCAGCAGATCCAGGGTCAGATCAGTGTCCTCGAGGGCCAGCTTGCTGACATTCGGGCAGAGATTGAGTGCCAGAATCAGGAATACAGCCTTCTGCTCAGCACCAAGATGCGGCTGGAGCAGGAAATCAAGACCTACCGCAGCCTCCTTGAGGGGGGCCAGGTGGATTT TGAATCTCATGGAGGTGGACAGACTGGCTCTGGAAGCAGCAGAAGAAGTGGAGGTGGAAGCAGTTATGGAAGAGGATCCAGCGGAGGAAGTGGGGGCAgctgtggagaaggaagtggaaggACATCCCAGTCCCAGTCCTATTCCTCAAAATCTGGTGGCTGTGACACACAAG GCTACCAGAGCCCCTGCAGATACTAG